TGCCCATCTGTCGGAATTCGGCCAGTACTGGAGCAGCAACTACGCGGGCATCGATCGCACGCATGCCGCCCTGGTATCCGGTCGCGCCAGTTCGGGGTGGTCGGCCTCGGGGATTGCCTGGGTCGACAGCTACTGCCAGACCCAGTCCAGCGGGGGCAGCTACAGCGTCAACCAGCTGTTCTGGAGCAGCGGGGTGGCCGTTGCCTCCAGCGCCCGAGTGTTCGCGCACGAAATCGGCCACAATCTCGGCTCGGCGCATACCCACTGCTACAGTCCGCCGGTCGACCAGTGCTACAACGCCGAGCCCGGCTGCTACAGCGGCGGCGTGAGCTGTCCGGCGGCTGGCTCGGGCAGCCTGATGAGCTATTGCCACGTGCCGGGCCCCAACGGCGCCGATTGCGGGTCGAACCGGCTGGAACTCGCACCGCAGGTCGAATCGCTGCTCCGGGCGCAAGTCGACCACCAGACCGCTGTCACCGCCTGTCTGTCGACCAGCCCGGTCCTGTTTGCCGATTCCTTCGAGCCGTGATGCGCAGGCCGGGTGCCTTCACGCTTGTTGACCTTCGCGGCCGGTCTGCTACTTTGTCGGTTCCTGATTCCGGCAGTGAGTGAGCCGTCAAGCGGTGAGCCAGACCCACTACCTGAAGTTCGACCCGGAACGGCCAGGCTGCGTCGTTGCCGGCGGTGACTGGCGGGTCGATTATCTGACGGCACTCGAACGCCGGCTGAAGGCCGTATGCGAGGCGCCGGCGGTTATCGATGCGCGCGCCATCGAGCATCTTGATACGGCCGGAGCGCTGCTGCTGGTTCGGGCAGCGACGCGCTGGCAAATCGAGCCGGAGGCCGTTGTGCTTGACCGGCGACACCAGCCGCTGTTTGACACAGTCCGCGAGGCGCTGGCGCGAGACGGTGATCTGGATCCCGAGCCGTCGGCCGGATGGAAGCTGTTTCTGGCCGGTATCGGCCAGGCGCTGGCCGGCTTTGGCGGTCACCTGCGCCTGCTGCTCGGGTTTCTCGGACTGGTGCTGTCAACCCTGATGGCCACGCTGATTCGGCCACGTCAGTGGCGGGTCACGGCAACCGTCCATCATATGCAGGAAACCGGGCTCAACGCACTGCCCCTGGTCATGTTGCTGAGTTTTCTGGTCGGTGCCGTGGTTGCGTATTTGGGCGCAACGGTGCTGCGTGATTTCGGAGCCGAACTGTTCGTTATCGACTTGATCAGCTATTCGTTCCTGCGCGAATTCGGGGTGCTGCTGACCGCGATTCTGCTGGCCGGTCGCACGGCCAGCGCATTCACCGCACAGATCGGCACGATGAAGTCACGCGAGGAGATCGATGCCATGCGCACGCTCGGCCTGGATCCGGTCGTCTTGCTGGTGCTGCCGCGGTTGCTGGCGCTGATCGTGATGCTGCCGATCCTGGCCCTGCTGGCGACCCTGGCGGGCTTCGGCGGCGGTCTGGCGGTCTCGGCGCTGTCGCTGGATATCTCCCCGGACATGTTTGTCCATCGGCTTGAGCAGACGCTGGCACTGCGCCACTATCTGGTCGGGCTGGCCAAGGCACCGGTCTTTGCGTTGATCATTGCTCTGGTGGGCTGTCTGGAAGGCTTCAAGGTTGCCGGCACCGCCCAGTCGGTGGGCGAGCGGACCACCTCGGCTGTGGTGCAGTCGATTGCCCTGGTGATCGTGATCGACGCTCTGGCAGCGGTCTTTTTCATGGAGATCGGCTGGTGAGCGGGTCGTCGCAGGAGCATCAGCCGGTGATCCGGGTCTCTGGCCTGGTCAATCGGTTCGGCACCCAGGTCGTGCATGACGGGCTCGATCTGACCGTGCGCCGCGGAGAGATACTCGGTATTGTCGGCGGATCGGGCAGCGGCAAATCGGTGCTGATGCGCGCCATACTGGGGTTGCGGCCCTCCCAGGCCGGCACCATCGAGGTGCTGGGCGCGCAGGTCTCGCAGGATCCTCGGGCCCAGGACATCGTGCGACGGAGCAGCGGCGTGCTGTTTCAGGACGGCGCTTTGTTTTCCTCCCTGACCGTGCGCGAGAATGTCGAGGTGCCGCTCAAGACCCATTGTCGTGACTTGCCGGCCGAGCTTCGCTGCGAGCTGGCGCGGCTGAAGGTGCGCCTGGTCGGGCTGCCGGTGGCTGCCTGCGCCAAGCTGCCCTCGGAGTTGTCCGGAGGCATGCGCAAGCGGGCCGGGCTGGCCCGTGCCCTGGCGCTCGATCCGGAGTTGTTGTTTCTCGACGAGCCGACTGCTGGCCTGGATCCGATCGGTGCAGCGGCGTTCGATCAGCTGCTGCGTACGCTCAAGGATGCGCTGGGCCTGACGGTATTCCTGATCACACACGATCTTGATACGCTCTATGCGATCTGCGATCGCGTCGCCGTGATTGGTGAGCAGAAGATCCTCGTCACTGGCACCATCGACGAGGTTGCCGGCTATGATCACCCTTGGGTGCGCGATTACTTCAACGGACCGCGGGCGCGCCAGGCAGCGAACGCACAACAGGCAAGGAGATGACGCCGTGGAACCACGTGCCAACCATGTTCTGATCGGAGCCTTCACCCTGCTCGGGGTGGCGCTGCTGATCGCCGGCGGGCTGTGGTCAGCCCGCTGGGCCAGCGAACAGGCCTGGCAATACTACGAGGTGCACTTTCCGCAGCCGGTCAGCGGACTGTCGGTGGGCAGCGTCGTTCAGTACAACGGCATCAACATGGGCAGCGTGCGGGATCTGTACCTCGCCTCCGAAGATCCCAGCCGCGTGGTTGCACTGATTCGGCTCAGCGCCGAAGCGCCGGTGCGTGAGGACACAACCGCGCGCCTGGCGGTTTCCGGGCTGACCGGTGTATCGACCATCCAGCTGCGCGGCGGTCAGCCCGACAGTCCGCCGCTCGAGCCGCCCCCGGGCGCTGATCATGCGCGCATCGTGGCCGAGGAGTCGGCCCTGCAGCGGCTGCTCGAGACCTCCGAGGACATTGCCACGACCGCCAGCAAGGTGATGCTCAGGCTGCTGGAGTTCCTGAGCGAGGACAATGCCGAACGCGTTGCCATGACGCTTGACAACATCGATCGGTTCACGACCGCCTTGAGCGGAGAAAGCGCCCTGATCGAGGAGACCGTTCGCAATGTGCATGCCGGTAGCGCGCAACTTGACCAGGCGGTCACCGACATCCGCGCGCTGGTTGCCGAGGCCACGCGCGTTGTGGGGCACCTCGACTCAAGCCTGTCCGATACGGTGCCGGAAGTCAGCGCTGATCTGCGCGAGACCATGCAGCAGCTGGCCAGAACCGCCGAACGCATTGATCGGATGGTGGCCCGCAACGAGTCCGCCGTGGCGGCATTCGGCGATCAGGTGCTGGTGCCGCTGGGGCCGGCAGTCGATGAGCTGCGGCTGTTGCTGCTCGAGCTGTCGCAACTGACCCGTCGTTTCGAGCGTCACCCGGTGGGTTTCCTGCTGGGTGATGAACAGCCCGAGGAGTACCGACCGCAATGAGAGATCTGATCCGTGTGTCCCTGACGGTGTTTTCGCTGCTGCTGCTGCTGGGCTGCGCCCTGGGCCGGCCCGGCGAATCCGTGCGCGTCGTGGCGCCCGAGCTGCCCGCGCCGCCGCCCAAAGACAAGCGCAGCGGTGAATGGGTGCTGTCCGTAACCCGGCCAAAAACCGATCGCACGCGCGATTCCGACCGGATCATCGTTCGTCGACATCGGGCGCTTATGCCGCTGGCTGGCGTGGTCTGGCTGGACCGGGCGCCGGATATGCTGCAAGCGCTGCTGGTCGACTATCTGGCGGCGAATGGGGCGTTTGTCGCCGTGGGTCGCTACGGCGATCTGCCGGCGCCCTATCGACTCGATCTGGATATCCGCCGATTTGAGATCCGGGTCGAGGCGGGTCAAGCGCCGGTTGCCGAGCTCCAGCTCACCGCTCGGCTGACTGCAACCGGCCGCGGTCTGGTAGCGGTGAACCGATTTGAGCGTCAGGCCGACTCGGCCGGCGACGATCCGGCACAGATGCTGGCGGCGTTCGAGTCCGTTCTGGCCGCAGCGTTTGCCGAGCTGGCCGGCTGGGTCAGCGTCGCGCTGCACGAGGACTCAGTCGCGCCGAACAACTGACAGCCGGGTGATGTTGGGCGTCTGGGCGGACTGGGCCTGTTCCGTATCGGCCAGCAGCGCCAGCAGCGGCTGCAGTCGTCGTCTGAGTGCCGGCAGTGACCGTCGTACCGAGTCGGCGTCGCCCTGTTCGAGCAGAGCCAGTGCCTGTTCCAGATCGGGTTGCCCCGCCGATAGCACCGTCCCGGCCGAGGCTGGCAGATCGTTCTTTGGTGCGCGCCGGGCCAGCCCCTCGGCGAGAAGGTCGGCGGCCCGTTCGATCTGTTCGGGGTCTGGCTGCTGAACGACGAATGCCGCCGTCACCGACAACGCGCTGTCGTCCGGCTGCAGGCCCATCTCGGCCAGGTCGGGCAGGAAGCGCTCCTGCAAACGCCTGGCGCCGTCGGCACGGGTGGCCGGCAGCAGAAACGTAAAGACCTCGTCATCGGTTCTGAATACGGTGTCCTCGCGCCGGATTCGCTCGGCCAGCGTGCGACCAATTCGCGCCAGGGCGCGCTCTGCATGCGGTGAGCCAAGTTCCTCAAGCAGTTGCGACAGCCCGTCCAGTCGCAGGTGCATCAACACGATCGGCTGGTTGTGTCGGCGGGCGAAGCTCATCGCCTGGATCAGGCGTTCCTCGCAGTAGCGGCGGTTGCCGAGTCGCGTTGCCGAGTCGAGGTGATGGTCGCGCTCGAGCAGGCGCAATCGACGGGCAGACTGGCCGCTGCGCGCGTAAGCCGTGGCGCGCGCCAGCAGTTCGGTGTCTTCGAAGGGTTTGTTGATGAAATCGGTCGCGCCACGCTGCAGCGCATCATGCCGGCATCCCTCGTCGTCATCCCCGGTGATGAGCACAAACGGCAGATCGACCAGGGCAGGATCGGTACAGCAGCGTATTCGTGACAGCAGCCAGTAGCCGCTCTCGCCCTTCATCTGCAGGTCGCTGAACACGACCATGATGCCGGGCTGCTCCAGCAGCATCTGCCAGGCTTGCTCGGCCGAGTCGGCCAGCAGCAGTTCGAAGCGCTCGCCAAGAATGGCTTGGGCGCATGAGCGCATCAGGCGACTGTCGTCGACAAACAGAACTCTTGGACGTTGCATGAGCTTGAAATCAGGTTGGGCCACAGCCTGATCTTGCAAATTGCGCACCAAACCATGCTCGAGCGGTACCCGTCCACGGAATGGGCCGTCGGATTGTGCTTCGGACCGGTTTCGGCGCCAGCGCTCATCGGCATGGTCGGCAGGGCCGGTCAGCAATCGTCAATCCCGGACACGGGTCGATGCCATCACGGGTACACTTGCGCCCGATGTCCATGACCAAGGCGGTTGCCATGTTTACAACCCGATCCGAGGCTCCGGTTCCCATCCATGCGGTTGATCCCGCCGGGATGGAGGCCTGGCGACGCCGCGCGCCCGAGCCCCAGCGCCGCTGGGTTGAACTAAGCGGTTTCGACGCTGAACCGGGAAGCCATCTGCTGGTGCCTGATGAACAGTCGGGTGTGGCAGCGGTACTGGCCGGGTGCGAGCCGGGGGAGCGATTGTGGTCGCTGGCCCACCTGCCGGCGGTGCTGCCGGCAGGTGACTACCGGCTGGCATCGGACTGGCCGCCCACCGAGCAGGCGCGTGCCGCCATCGGCTGGGGTCTGGGTGCCTACCGTTTCGACCGCTACAAGGATCGCGCGGGCTGCAAGGCGCGCCTGGTCTTGTCTGAAGCGGAGGCAGAGGTGCGGGCGATGGTCGAAACGACGGCCTACGTGCGTGACCTGGTCAACACACCGGCCATTGACCTCGGCCCGTCCGAGCTGGCGGAAGCCGCCCGCGAACTGGCCGAAACCGGCGGCGCCGCGTTCGACAAGATCGATGGAGAGCGGCTGAGGCATGAATTCCCCGCCATTCATGTCGTCGGTCAGGCCGCCTCGCGCCCACCGTGTTTGATACGGATGCAGTGGGGTGATCCCGATCACCCGCCGCTGGCGCTGGTGGGCAAGGGTGTGATTTTCGACTCCGGGGGGCTGAACATCAAACCCGGTTCCGGCATGGTGCTGATGAAAAAGGACATGGGTGGGGCGGCGCATGCGCTGGGATTGGCGAAACTCATCATGACGCTGGGGCTGAAGGTCAACCTGCGCGTCTATATCCCGGCGGTGGAAAACGCCATCGCCGGCAACGCCTATCGTCCTTCTGACATCATTCGCACCCGTAACGGCACGTCGGTGGAAATCGGCAACACCGATGCCGAGGGTCGCGTTGTCCTGTCTGACGCACTGACGCTGGCCAGCGAGGAGGGCGCCGGGCGCATCATCGATTTCGCCACGCTTACCGGTGCGGCGCGCATCGCGCTTGGTGAGGACCTGCCGCCCGTTTACGGTCGCGACACGGACGCCGCACGCACCATTCAGGATCTGTCCTTCGAGCTGGAGGATCCGCTGTGGCACATGCCCCTGTACGAACCCTACCGGCGACTGATCAAGCCGGCGATTGCCGATCTGTCGAATACCGCGTCGACGAGTTTCGGCGGCAGCCTGACCGCAGCGCTGTTTCTGGATCATTTTGTTGCCCCGGAAGTCGACTGGTTCCATCTTGACATCTATGCTTGGAATCAATCCGACCGCCCGGGCCGGCCGGCCGGCGGTGAGTGTCAGGGGCTGCGCGCCCTGTGGCGCTGGCTGTCGGATCAATACTAACGGTCTCATTATTGAGCAGATATTGCCGTTGCACAGATCATCGCGGCTGACCCGAAGCTGTGGCATCGCGACCCGGCTGCCATTAGGATAGGGCCTGTCCACACACGTCAGCACGCGCTGAGGAGAGTTCAGTCATGCGTCATTCATCCATTCTGATACCGTTCGCATGCCTGGCGCTGGTTGCCTGCCAGGTCGATGACGACGACAGCGACCAGAGCCGAGAGGCTGCCGGGGAGACGACCATTTCCGAGGAGGCAGCGGAGCAGGCCGCCGAGACCTACGCCGAAGTGGAGGCATCCGCCGAGCAAGCTGAGGCTGAAATCGAATCGCTGATGGAGCAGGGCCCCGAGCACGGCGCCGAGGAAGGCGTCGAGCGGTTGTGGCAGCGGGCCACGGAGCTGGCCGAGGCGGCGCGGGAACAAGCCGAGCACGCACTGGAGCTGGCGCGCGAGGAAGGCGGCGAGGCGGCCCGGGAGGCGCGTCAAGCCGCGTTCGAGGCCCGTGAGCGGGCCAAGCGGGCCTGGGAGGACGTAGAAGGATTCAGCTCGGAGACCTGGGCGGGTGCAGAGCAACGGGCTCGCCAGGCCTGGGATGAGGCGCAGGCCGTGTGGGATCAGCTTGACGACGACGGGAATCCCGACACGGAAGGCTGATCGCGAGCGGATTGGGTAAGCAACACGCCGCCCCCCGACCGGGGCGGCGCCTGTTTTTCACGACTGGCCAGGATCAATACCAAGGTGTCAGAAACATATCATCCCGGCGATCTCGAGCCGGACGTGCAGCGCCAGTGGGAGCGTGATCATGCCCACCGTGCCGAGACCGGCAACGGCCCGCGCTTTTATTGCCTGAGCATGTTTCCCTATCCCTCGGGCAAACTGCATATGGGCCATATGCGCAACTACACCATCAGTGACGTCATCTCCCGCTACCACCGCATGCAGGGCTGCCGCGTGCTTCAGCCAATGGGATGGGACGCGTTCGGGCTGCCGGCCGAGAATGCCGCCATGGCCAACGGCGTGCCTCCGGCTGAATGGACGCGCAACAACATCGCGCACATGCGCTCGCAGCTCAAGGTCCTGGGGTTTGCCATCGACTGGGAACGCGAGCTGGCGACCTGTGATCCGGACTATTACCGCTGGAACCAGTGGTTTTTTCTGAGATTGCTCGAGCGCGGGATCGCCTACAAGAAGACCGGTACGGTCAACTGGGATCCGGTCGACCAGACGGTACTGGCCAACGAGCAGGTCGTCGACGGCAAGGGCTGGCGCACCGGTGCACCGGTGGAAAAACGCGAGATCCCGATGTACTACCTGCGCATCACCGACTATGCCGACGAGCTGCTCGACAGCCTGGCGACGCTCGATGGCTGGCCGGAGCGGGTGCGCGCCATGCAGGCCAACTGGATCGGCAGGAGCGAGGGCGCCGAGGTCGAGTTTGCATGCGGCACAGAGGCAATCCGGGTGTTCACCACGCGCCCGGATACGCTGATGGGTGCGACCTTCATGGCGGTAGCCGCCGAGCATCCGCTGGCCAGGCAGGCCGCCGGGCACAACCCGGATCTGGCCGAGTTCATTGCCCAATGCCAGAAAGGCGGCGTTTCCGAGGCCGATCTTGCGGCCCAGGAAAAGAAGGGCATGGATACCGGTCTGAAGGCCACCCACCCGCTGACCGGTGATGAATTGCCGGTGTGGGTCGCCAATTACGTGCTGATGGCCTACGGCGAGGGTGCCATCATGGCGGTGCCGGCGCACGATGAGCGCGATTTCGAGTTCGCCAACAAGTATGGTCTGCCGATCCGGCAGGTGATCAGCCGGCCTGGTGACCAGCCCTACGACCGCAGCCAGTGGCACGAAGACTATGCCGCCAGGGACGGTCGGCTGGTCAATTCGGGGCGCTTCGACGGTCTGAGCTGCGCGCAGGGCTTCGAGGCCATCGTCGCAGAACTCGAAGAGCAGAGTCTGGGGCGGGCCCGCACGCAGTTTCGCCTGCGTGACTGGGGCATTTCCCGGCAGCGCTACTGGGGCTGCCCGATTCCGATCATCCACTGCCGGCAGTGCGGTGACGTGCCGGTTCCCGACGAGGACCTGCCGGTTCTGCTGCCCGAGGACCTGGTGCCGGACGGCGCCGGCAATCCTCTGAGGAATTGCGCGGCCTTTCTCGACACCCCGTGTCCGCGTTGTGGCGCAGCGGCCCGGCGCGAAACCGACACCATGGACACGTTCGTCGACTCGTCGTGGTACTTCCTGCGCTACACCTGCACCGACAACGACAGCGCCATGGTCGATCAGCGCGCCGACGCGTGGATGCCGGTCGACCAGTACATTGGCGGTATCGAGCACGCCATCCTGCACCTGCTCTACGCGCGCTTCTGGACCAAACTGATGCGCGACGAGGGTCTTGTGTCGGTCGACGAGCCCTTCAAGCGACTGCTGACCCAGGGCATGGTGCTGGCCGAGACCTACTGCCGGGAGGACGAGTCCGGTCGCCGTCAGTGGTTCAACCCGGCCGATGTCGAGGTCCAGCGTGACGGCAAGGGCGAGATCTTGCGGGCGGTGCTCAGAAGCGATGGCCAGCCGGTCCGGCCCGGCGGTGTCGAGAAGATGGCCAAGTCGAAAAACAATGGCGTGGACCCTCAGGCGCTGGTCGACAGCTATGGCGCTGATACGGTGCGGCTGTTCTCGATGTTTGCCGCGCCCCCCGAGCAGTCGCTGGAGTGGTCGGAGAGCGGCGTGGAAGGGGCCTGGCGATTTCTGAAGCGGCTGTGGGTCGGGGTGCAGTCGCATGTTGAGGGCGGCGTGGTGCCCGGTGCGACAGGGAACGAGGTTGAAGGGCCGGCGCGCGACCTCAGGCGCGCCTTGCACGAGACCATCGCCAAGGTTGAACATGACTTTGGCCGCCGCTTCACGTTCAACACGGCCATTGCCGCGATCATGGAGTTCTGCAATCAGCTGCAGCGCTTCGACCCGGTCGGAGAAATCGAGCGTAGACTGGTCCAGGAAGCCTGGGAGACGGTGGTGCGGCTGATCGCCCCGGTCGCGCCGCATATTGCCGAGGTGCTGTGGCAGAAGCTGGGCCGAACAGGATCGGTGTTCGACGCCGGCTGGCCAAAGGTCGATCGGGAGGCGCTCACGCGCGCTGCCGTGACCATCGTTGTCCAGGTCAATGGCAAGGTTCGAGGCCGCGTCGAGGTGCCCACGGGGGCCGACGAGGCGGCGGTCAAGGCAGTCGCGCTGGAAGACGACAACGTGGCGCGTTTCGTTGCAGGCAAGAAGCTTCACAAGGTGGTTTATGTCCCGGACAAGCTCCTCAATATCGTGGTGGCCTAGGCTGCGCCCCTGGCTGCTGCTGATTGCGGCAGTGAGCGTGGCAGCCTGCGGATTCCAGCTGCGCGGTCAGGCCCGACTGCCGGCGGCGCTGTCAGATACCCATCTGCAAATCGATGACGACAGCACCGTGTTCGCGCGTGAACTGCGTCTGTTGCTGGTGGCCAACGGCGTGCGCCTGGCCGAGCGGTCGGGCGAAGACACGGCAACCCTGCGGATTCACTCCCAGCGCATGTGGCGGCAAGCGCTTTCGGTCTCGGGCCAGGCCCGGGTGCGCGAGTTTCTGCTGGTCCTGGAAGTTGATTTCGAGCTTGCCGACGCCGACGGCAAGCGTCTGCTCGAGCGTGAAACACTGCGCCTGACGCGTGACTACAGCTTTGACGAGCAGGAGATCCTGGCCGCCGACCGCGAGGAGGAGTTCCTGTCCAGGGATCTCGGACGCGAAATGGCCGCGCGTCTGATGCGGCGACTCGAGAGCCTGTCGCGGTCGTGAAGCTGTTCCCCGAAAAACTCGCGTCCAGGCTGGATCGACAGCTCGATCCGGTCTATCTGATCGCCGGCCAGGAGCCGCTGCTGATCGAGGAGGCCTGTGATGCCCTGCGCAAGGCAGCGCGCGCGCGGGATGTCAGTGAGCGGGTGGTGCTGGAAGTCGATGCCCGCTTTGACTGGAGCAATCTCGACAGCGCAACGGAAACCGGATCGCTGTTTGCCAGCCGGCGCCTGGTCGAGGTTCGCCTGCCCGGCGGCAAGCCCGGACGGGAAGGCGGGGCAGCGCTGCGCGACTGGTGCAAGAACGAACACGATGACGTGCTGCTGGTCAAGTGCGATGCCTGGGACATACAGAGTGAGAGAACCGCCTGGGTCAAGGCACTTGAAGCAGCCGGTGTCTACGTGCCGTGCTGGAAGGTCAAGGCCGGCCAGCTGCCGCAATGGATTGCGCGCCGTGCCGCTGAAGGTGGTTTGCGCGTCGATGCTGCTGCCTGTCGCTTCCTGTCCGAACGCCTGGAGGGCAATCTGCTGGCCGCCAGGCAGGAAATCGATCGCTTGTCGCTGCTCTACCCGTCGGCGCCGATCGGTCTGGCCGAAGCGCGCGCGGCCGTGGCCGACAGCGCGCGATTTGACAGCTTCCGGCTGGTCGAGCTGGTGCTGACCGGACAGGCGGGCGCCGCCGTCCGCTGCATTCGCGGCCTGCGCGAGGCAGACACCCCGATGCCGATGATCGTCGGTGCGCTGGCCCGGGAGCTGCAGTTGATCGGCAGCTTTCAGGCGCTGACCCGGACCCGTTCCGCAGCACAGGCGATGGCCGAGCTGAAGGTATGGAAGAGTCGCCAGCAGTCGCTTGTCACGGCCGCCCGGCGGCTGTCGCCGCGGCTGGTTCGGCGCGCACTGGCGCGACTGTCGGAGCTTGATGAACTGTCGAAGTCGCGCCATCGCGACACGTTCTGGATGGTGCTGGAGCGGCTGTGTGTTGGTCTGGCCGACGATCGGCCGGACTACTGCGCGGCATGAGAGCGGCGACCGCCGTGTTTGGCGGCACTTTCGATCCGGTTCATTACGGCCATCTGCGCGCGGCCGCGGAGACCTGCGAGAAGCTCGGTGTCGATGATTTCCGTCTGCTGCCGGCCGGTCAGCCCCCGCACCGCGATCAGACCGGTGCCGAAGCGTATCATCGCCTGGCCATGCTGGAGCTGGCGCTGGCGCCCTATCCGGATCTGACTGTCGATGAAAGAGAGGTCAGGCGAGCCGGGCCGTCCTACATGGTCGAGACCCTGGCCTCGATCCGTGCCGAGGTCGGCCATCGCCCGGTGCTGTTGTGCCTGGGGCAGGATGCCGCCAACGGCCTGGATCGATGGCATCGCTGGCGGGAACTGCTCACGCTGGCCCATCTCGTCGTGCTCAAGCGGCCGCGCAGCCGGCCGCGCTATCCCGAGGTTGTCGAGCAGGTCGTGCAAGCGCGCCGTGTCCGCCGTCCCGGTGCGCTGATGGACAAGCCGGCCGGGCGGGTCTGCTACCTGGGCGTGACCCAGCTGGCCATTGCCTCGACCGATATTCGCAGGCAGCTGGCGCAAGGGCGTGATCCCCGCTTTCTGCTGCCCTCGACGGTGCTCGCCTATATTCGCAAGCACGGACTTTACGGTTGTGCTGAAAGACGATCGGACAAGCGCTAGAATAGGGCAACATGGTCATTCATAGAACGAGCCTTTGAGCAATACGCGACCTGCCGACCCGCGCGCCCTGCGGGATCTCGCCGTTGCGGCACTGGAAGACGCCAAGGGGCAGGATATCCAGGTCATCGACCTGGCCGACCGATCCAGTTTCGCCGATTACATGATCATTGTCTCCGGCACCTCGACCCGCCAGGTCAAGGCGATGTCCGATCGTCTGATCGACAACGTCAGGGCCCACGGTATCCGCCCGCTGGGCGTGGAAGGGGCCAGGGAGGCCGAGTGGATTCTGGTCGACCTGGCTGACGTGGTGGTTCATCTGATGTTGCCGCAGACCCGGGCCTTCTACAATCTCGAAAAACTCTGGGCCGCGCCACCAGCGAGCCGCAGCCTTCG
This DNA window, taken from Pseudomonadota bacterium, encodes the following:
- the nadD gene encoding nicotinate-nucleotide adenylyltransferase, which produces MRAATAVFGGTFDPVHYGHLRAAAETCEKLGVDDFRLLPAGQPPHRDQTGAEAYHRLAMLELALAPYPDLTVDEREVRRAGPSYMVETLASIRAEVGHRPVLLCLGQDAANGLDRWHRWRELLTLAHLVVLKRPRSRPRYPEVVEQVVQARRVRRPGALMDKPAGRVCYLGVTQLAIASTDIRRQLAQGRDPRFLLPSTVLAYIRKHGLYGCAERRSDKR
- the rsfS gene encoding ribosome silencing factor, translated to MRDLAVAALEDAKGQDIQVIDLADRSSFADYMIIVSGTSTRQVKAMSDRLIDNVRAHGIRPLGVEGAREAEWILVDLADVVVHLMLPQTRAFYNLEKLWAAPPASRSLRA